Proteins from a genomic interval of bacterium:
- a CDS encoding restriction endonuclease: MCRSDGAGSGIGVKGGTRQYQIDIMGSLVKGEGTFAWIVECKYWDKKIGKDIITKFEEAAQVAIESYKIDYPTKWIFSKSGFTREAKREMERRGMLYSDIDQVNDLLNLFGIEKLRV, from the coding sequence ATATGCCGATCTGATGGGGCAGGTAGTGGAATCGGAGTCAAAGGCGGCACTCGTCAGTATCAGATCGACATTATGGGTTCTCTGGTCAAAGGAGAAGGAACATTTGCCTGGATTGTAGAATGTAAGTATTGGGATAAAAAGATAGGCAAGGATATAATAACTAAGTTTGAAGAGGCGGCTCAAGTAGCCATAGAGAGCTATAAGATTGATTATCCGACTAAATGGATCTTCAGTAAAAGCGGTTTTACCCGGGAGGCCAAGCGAGAGATGGAGAGACGGGGGATGCTCTATTCGGATATAGATCAGGTAAATGATCTTCTGAATCTCTTTGGGATAGAAAAACTAAGGGTGTGA
- a CDS encoding ATP-binding protein produces MPLHRDYTINAPIRIIIFTDRIEIHSPGRLPNTVTIESMKVGGSHVLRNPHIYNMLAKIRMVTDLGSGVRRMIRLVKDYIGLDVELIANENELVVIIPRQRE; encoded by the coding sequence ATGCCATTGCACCGTGATTATACCATTAATGCGCCCATAAGGATTATAATTTTTACGGATAGGATAGAAATTCATAGCCCGGGCAGATTGCCCAATACAGTAACTATCGAAAGCATGAAAGTAGGTGGTTCTCATGTATTGAGAAACCCTCATATTTATAACATGCTTGCCAAAATCCGCATGGTAACAGATTTAGGCAGCGGGGTAAGAAGAATGATAAGACTGGTAAAAGATTACATTGGGCTCGATGTTGAACTAATAGCTAATGAAAATGAATTGGTGGTAATAATCCCAAGACAAAGAGAATAG